A single window of Novosphingobium sp. 9U DNA harbors:
- the ubiB gene encoding 2-polyprenylphenol 6-hydroxylase: protein MTRPATHILRLLKWGRVLARHGALRIIEEGRNTPLPVRRLCRIARLGARQPRVPDYARAFQEIGPAAIKLGQTLATRPDLVGEEAARNLLSLQDQLPPLPFERVQREIEDSFGAPLERLFASVEPTPIGSASIAQVYRATSAQGRTVAVKVLRPGVRERFSRDIETYEWAAAHLEALGGEASRLRPRAVIANLKRWTLRELDLRREAASASELAEAMKGYEGYRVPDIDWDRTNGKVMTVEWIDGIKISDREALDAAGIDKPLLARRLVLAFLTQAINAGYFHADMHQGNLFVQPSADGAATIVAIDFGIMGRIDRQARQWLAEILYGLTTGNYRRVAEIHFEAQYVPSYHSVEEFATALRAVGEPMRGKPVSELSVGQMLDGLFAITRDFDMQTQPHLLLLQKTMVMVEGLATSLDPSINMWDVAAPFVRNWIRDELGPEAWIAERLRKDVDTLLRLPDLVRRIEEKYPPKGGAPEQAPLPPVELIWARRKRQNNHWLGYAGAAVGGGLAVWVLSLWGLLG, encoded by the coding sequence TTGACCCGCCCCGCCACCCACATCCTTCGCCTACTCAAGTGGGGCCGCGTACTCGCGCGGCACGGGGCGCTGCGCATCATCGAGGAAGGGCGCAACACGCCGCTTCCCGTGCGCCGCCTGTGCCGCATCGCGCGCCTGGGTGCCAGGCAACCGCGCGTGCCGGACTATGCGCGTGCCTTCCAGGAGATCGGCCCGGCTGCGATCAAGCTGGGCCAGACGCTCGCCACCCGGCCCGATCTCGTCGGTGAGGAAGCCGCGCGCAATCTGCTCAGCCTGCAGGACCAACTGCCGCCGCTGCCGTTCGAACGCGTCCAGCGCGAGATCGAGGACAGCTTCGGCGCGCCGCTGGAGCGGCTATTCGCCAGCGTAGAGCCGACCCCGATCGGCTCGGCCTCGATCGCGCAAGTCTATCGGGCGACCAGCGCCCAAGGCCGGACCGTCGCAGTCAAGGTGCTGCGCCCGGGTGTGCGCGAGCGCTTCTCGCGCGATATCGAGACGTACGAATGGGCTGCCGCGCATCTCGAAGCGCTCGGCGGTGAGGCCTCACGCCTGCGCCCGCGTGCGGTGATTGCCAACCTCAAGCGCTGGACCTTGCGCGAACTCGACCTGCGGCGCGAGGCCGCCTCGGCCTCCGAGCTGGCCGAGGCGATGAAGGGTTATGAGGGCTACCGCGTTCCGGATATCGACTGGGATCGCACCAACGGCAAGGTGATGACGGTCGAGTGGATCGACGGCATCAAGATCAGCGACCGCGAGGCGCTGGATGCCGCCGGCATCGACAAGCCGCTGCTGGCGCGTCGGCTGGTGCTCGCGTTCCTGACCCAGGCGATCAACGCCGGCTACTTCCATGCCGACATGCACCAGGGCAACTTGTTCGTGCAGCCGAGCGCGGACGGTGCGGCGACCATCGTCGCGATCGATTTCGGCATCATGGGCCGGATCGATCGTCAGGCGCGCCAGTGGCTGGCCGAGATCCTCTATGGCCTGACCACCGGCAACTACCGCCGCGTTGCCGAGATCCACTTCGAGGCGCAGTATGTGCCGAGCTACCACTCAGTCGAGGAATTCGCGACCGCGCTGCGGGCCGTGGGCGAGCCGATGCGCGGCAAGCCGGTGAGCGAGTTGTCGGTCGGGCAGATGCTCGACGGCCTGTTCGCGATCACGCGCGACTTCGACATGCAGACGCAGCCGCATCTGTTGCTGCTGCAAAAGACCATGGTCATGGTCGAGGGGCTGGCGACTTCGCTCGATCCGTCGATCAACATGTGGGACGTCGCCGCGCCGTTCGTGCGCAACTGGATTCGTGACGAGCTGGGCCCCGAAGCCTGGATCGCCGAGCGCCTGCGCAAGGATGTCGACACGCTGCTGCGTCTGCCCGATCTGGTCCGCCGGATCGAGGAGAAGTACCCGCCCAAGGGTGGCGCGCCCGAGCAGGCGCCGTTGCCGCCGGTCGAGCTGATCTGGGCGCGTCGTAAACGGCAAAATAACCATTGGCTGGGATACGCTGGCGCCGCTGTGGGCGGAGGTCTGGCCGTATGGGTGCTGTCGTTGTGGGGACTGCTGGGCTAG
- a CDS encoding class I SAM-dependent methyltransferase — translation MSETVSFGYEEVSPEEKTERVGSVFSSVARKYDVMNDAMSGGMHRLWKDRFVRRVKPREGEQILDMAGGTGDIAFRMAAKGARVTVSDINQDMLDVGVERAMERGIDGLVWSRQNAEELSFGDKFFDAYTIAFGIRNVTHIDKALAEAHRVLKYGGRFFCLEFSTVEWPGFKEAYDAYSHHLVPRLGQAIAGDADSYKYLVESIRKFPSMPLFRQMIHKAGFVHTKVEPIMGGLVAIHSGWKV, via the coding sequence ATGAGCGAAACCGTGTCCTTCGGCTACGAAGAGGTCAGTCCCGAGGAGAAGACCGAGCGGGTCGGCTCCGTCTTCTCCAGCGTCGCGCGCAAGTACGACGTGATGAACGATGCGATGTCGGGCGGCATGCACCGCTTGTGGAAGGATCGCTTCGTGCGCCGAGTGAAACCGCGCGAGGGCGAGCAGATCCTCGACATGGCCGGCGGCACCGGCGACATCGCCTTCCGCATGGCCGCCAAGGGCGCGCGGGTGACCGTCAGCGACATCAACCAGGACATGCTCGACGTGGGCGTGGAACGCGCGATGGAGCGCGGCATCGACGGCCTGGTGTGGTCGCGCCAGAACGCCGAGGAGCTGAGCTTCGGCGACAAGTTCTTCGACGCCTACACGATCGCCTTCGGCATCCGCAATGTCACCCACATCGACAAGGCGCTGGCCGAGGCGCACCGCGTGCTGAAGTACGGCGGACGGTTCTTCTGCCTGGAGTTCTCGACCGTCGAGTGGCCAGGCTTCAAGGAGGCCTACGACGCCTACTCGCACCACCTGGTGCCGCGGCTGGGCCAGGCGATCGCGGGCGATGCAGACTCCTACAAGTACCTGGTGGAATCGATCCGCAAGTTCCCGAGCATGCCGCTGTTCCGCCAGATGATCCACAAGGCCGGCTTCGTGCACACCAAGGTCGAGCCGATCATGGGCGGGCTGGTCGCGATCCACAGCGGGTGGAAAGTTTGA
- the mutM gene encoding bifunctional DNA-formamidopyrimidine glycosylase/DNA-(apurinic or apyrimidinic site) lyase, protein MPELPEVETTVRGLARYLEGERIARLTLNRADLRRPFPEGLVQSLTGASVTGLGRRAKYGLIHTDRGTTMVFHLGMSGRWRIEPDRIEKHDHLVLETGSGHVLALNDARRFGSVDLVDTDKLDAWPPFAAMGPEPLGYELTPKHLQQAFAGRIAPVKQLLLDQGIVAGLGNIYVCEALHRARVRPDKEAGKVSLPALKRLVPAIREVLTESIAAGGSTIRDYAQPSGELGYFASSWQVYGREGQACACSAPVQRFAQGGRSTFWCAKCQK, encoded by the coding sequence ATGCCCGAACTCCCCGAAGTCGAAACCACCGTCCGCGGCCTCGCCCGCTATCTCGAAGGCGAGCGCATCGCCCGCCTCACGCTCAACCGTGCCGACTTGCGCCGCCCCTTCCCCGAGGGGCTGGTGCAATCGCTGACCGGCGCCAGCGTCACCGGTCTGGGCCGACGCGCGAAGTATGGGCTGATCCATACCGATCGCGGCACGACCATGGTCTTTCACCTCGGCATGTCGGGCCGCTGGCGGATCGAGCCGGACAGGATCGAGAAGCATGACCACCTCGTGCTCGAGACCGGTTCGGGCCACGTTCTGGCCCTCAATGACGCCCGCCGCTTTGGCTCGGTCGATCTGGTTGACACCGACAAACTGGATGCTTGGCCGCCGTTCGCCGCTATGGGTCCGGAACCCTTAGGCTACGAGCTTACGCCCAAGCATCTGCAACAAGCCTTCGCGGGCCGCATTGCGCCGGTAAAGCAGCTGCTGCTCGACCAAGGGATCGTCGCGGGCCTGGGGAACATATACGTGTGCGAGGCGCTGCACCGCGCGCGGGTTCGGCCAGACAAGGAGGCCGGCAAGGTCTCGCTACCCGCCCTCAAGCGCCTGGTGCCCGCGATCCGGGAGGTGCTCACCGAATCAATCGCGGCGGGCGGATCGACCATCCGCGACTATGCCCAGCCCTCGGGCGAGCTCGGCTACTTCGCCAGTTCCTGGCAGGTCTACGGGCGCGAGGGCCAGGCGTGCGCCTGCAGCGCACCGGTGCAGCGCTTCGCGCAAGGGGGGCGCAGCACCTTCTGGTGTGCCAAGTGCCAGAAGTGA
- the rpsT gene encoding 30S ribosomal protein S20 — MANTPQARKRIRRNDRRAEINTNRVSRIRTFVKKVEAALAGGDKAAAAEALKAAQPELARGVSRGVIHKNTAARKMSRLSKRVAAL; from the coding sequence ATGGCCAATACGCCGCAAGCCCGCAAGCGCATCCGCCGCAACGATCGACGCGCCGAGATCAACACCAACCGAGTCAGCCGCATCCGCACCTTCGTGAAGAAGGTCGAAGCGGCTCTGGCCGGCGGCGACAAGGCCGCTGCGGCCGAAGCGCTGAAGGCTGCTCAGCCCGAGCTGGCCCGCGGCGTGTCGCGCGGCGTAATCCACAAGAACACCGCAGCGCGCAAGATGTCGCGCCTGTCGAAGCGCGTCGCCGCGCTCTGA
- the dnaA gene encoding chromosomal replication initiator protein DnaA, with amino-acid sequence MEEDQEAVNLAADWADISQGLRKDLGQQVHGQWIKPIQPGNYCPETGTLDLYLPTEFSANWVQDRFADRLSLAWKIARPDVRHVRILVHPGRKQLPELRLGSGGNPRRPANDSSAQSDPLAAALEGEAFATLSQGAANIDASQTFSSFVTGTSNVLAANAAQRMAATETPQFSPLYLKAATGQGKTHLLHAIGHAYLAAHPHARIFYCSAERFMVEFVQALRQNQMIEFKSRLRGFDLLLVDDIQFIIGKASAQEELLYTIDALLQEGKRLVFAADRAPQALDGVEPRLLSRLSMGLVADIQSADIELRRSILESRLTRFASISVPADVIEFLARTINRNVRELVGGLNKLIAYAQLTGQAVSLQLAEEQLTDILSANRRRITIDEIQRTVCQFYRIDKTEMSSKRRARAVVRPRQVAMYLAKVLTPRSYPEIGRKFGGRDHSTVIHAVRLIEELRTRDADMDGDVRSLLRQLES; translated from the coding sequence ATGGAAGAGGATCAGGAAGCGGTGAACCTGGCGGCCGATTGGGCCGACATCAGCCAGGGCCTGCGCAAGGATCTCGGCCAGCAGGTCCACGGCCAGTGGATCAAGCCGATCCAGCCGGGCAACTACTGCCCGGAGACGGGCACGCTCGATCTCTATCTGCCGACCGAGTTCAGCGCCAACTGGGTGCAGGACCGCTTCGCCGATCGCCTGTCGCTCGCCTGGAAGATCGCCCGCCCCGACGTGCGTCACGTCCGCATCCTGGTGCACCCCGGCCGCAAGCAGCTGCCCGAGCTGCGCCTGGGCAGCGGCGGCAACCCGCGTCGCCCCGCCAACGATTCGTCGGCGCAGTCCGACCCGCTCGCCGCGGCGCTGGAAGGTGAGGCTTTCGCCACGCTCAGCCAGGGCGCCGCGAACATCGACGCCTCGCAGACTTTTTCCAGCTTCGTCACCGGCACCAGCAACGTGCTCGCCGCCAATGCCGCCCAGCGCATGGCCGCGACCGAGACGCCGCAGTTCTCGCCGCTCTATCTCAAGGCCGCGACCGGCCAGGGCAAGACGCACCTGCTGCATGCGATCGGCCACGCCTACCTGGCCGCGCACCCGCATGCGCGGATCTTCTACTGCTCGGCCGAGCGCTTCATGGTCGAGTTCGTCCAGGCGCTGCGCCAGAACCAGATGATCGAATTCAAGTCGCGGCTGCGCGGCTTCGACCTGCTGCTGGTCGACGACATCCAGTTCATCATCGGCAAGGCGAGTGCCCAGGAAGAGCTGCTCTACACGATCGATGCGCTGCTGCAGGAAGGCAAGCGCCTGGTCTTCGCCGCCGACCGTGCGCCGCAGGCGCTCGACGGGGTCGAGCCGCGCCTCCTGTCCCGCCTGTCGATGGGCCTGGTCGCCGACATCCAGAGCGCCGACATCGAGCTGCGCCGCTCCATCCTTGAGAGCCGCCTCACCCGCTTCGCCTCGATCAGCGTGCCCGCCGACGTGATCGAGTTCCTGGCCCGCACCATCAACCGCAACGTGCGCGAACTGGTCGGCGGCCTCAACAAGCTGATCGCCTATGCGCAGCTGACCGGCCAGGCCGTCTCGCTCCAGCTCGCCGAAGAGCAGCTGACCGACATCCTCTCGGCCAACCGCCGTCGGATCACCATCGACGAGATCCAGCGGACGGTCTGCCAATTCTACCGCATCGACAAGACCGAGATGAGCTCCAAGCGCCGCGCCCGCGCCGTGGTGCGTCCGCGACAGGTGGCGATGTACCTTGCCAAGGTGCTCACGCCGCGCTCGTATCCGGAGATCGGCCGCAAGTTCGGCGGGCGCGATCACTCGACCGTGATCCACGCGGTGCGCCTGATCGAGGAACTGCGCACCCGCGACGCCGACATGGACGGAGACGTGCGCTCGCTTCTGCGCCAGCTGGAGAGCTGA
- a CDS encoding GGDEF domain-containing protein, translated as MRFYKATQFLFPRSFELRLLTICFLAVHVPLIACIAFSAATWHWQADTLLVILLATLLGTAGGVAAIHALLAPLTAATGMLRSIQKGERVDEIPVGGEDLVGRLLRGVTQAANDAADRSEELTIVAEHDSLTKILNRRGFLRAAERALVGDRPAVLALIDLDHFKTINDHLGHAAGDELLHAFAQRMSTVIRQSDICARWGGEEFAVLLPGANLSQAHDAIERLRSSISRHPLPGVGLTFSCGLAATAGSAELDDTARRADKALYSAKHHGRNRIEAAE; from the coding sequence ATGCGCTTCTACAAGGCGACGCAGTTCCTGTTTCCACGCAGCTTCGAGCTGCGGCTGCTGACCATCTGCTTCCTGGCGGTCCATGTCCCACTGATCGCTTGCATCGCGTTCAGCGCGGCGACCTGGCACTGGCAGGCGGACACGCTGCTGGTGATCCTGCTGGCGACGCTGCTCGGCACGGCGGGGGGCGTCGCCGCGATCCATGCCCTCCTGGCCCCACTCACCGCAGCGACGGGCATGTTGCGCTCGATCCAGAAGGGTGAGCGGGTGGACGAGATCCCAGTCGGCGGCGAGGATCTGGTCGGCCGGCTCCTGCGCGGCGTGACCCAGGCGGCCAACGATGCTGCGGATCGCTCGGAAGAGCTGACCATCGTCGCTGAGCACGACTCCCTCACCAAGATCCTCAACCGCCGCGGCTTCCTGCGCGCGGCCGAGCGCGCGCTGGTTGGGGATCGGCCCGCGGTGCTGGCCTTGATCGACCTCGATCACTTCAAGACCATCAACGACCATCTCGGCCATGCCGCCGGCGACGAACTGCTTCATGCCTTTGCCCAGCGCATGAGCACGGTCATTCGCCAGTCCGACATCTGCGCCCGCTGGGGTGGCGAGGAGTTCGCAGTGCTGCTGCCGGGTGCCAACCTCAGCCAGGCCCATGACGCCATCGAGCGCCTGCGCAGCTCGATCTCGCGCCATCCCTTGCCCGGTGTCGGCCTGACCTTCTCGTGCGGACTTGCGGCGACCGCAGGTTCGGCCGAGCTCGACGACACCGCCCGCCGCGCCGACAAGGCGCTCTATTCGGCCAAGCACCACGGCCGCAATCGCATCGAGGCTGCCGAGTAG
- a CDS encoding DUF983 domain-containing protein, which produces MTSAAAAPPGIALPASFWQAAQRGALCRCPRCGEARLFTKWLKPAAHCPACGQDWSHQRADDFPAYLAILVTGHVLAPIMIALALDTELPPAAILALLVPSSVAMMLGMLQPAKGAVIAAQWWHGLHGFTKERAGERPGAKP; this is translated from the coding sequence ATGACATCCGCCGCCGCCGCCCCGCCCGGGATCGCCCTGCCCGCCTCGTTCTGGCAGGCGGCACAGCGCGGCGCTTTGTGCCGGTGCCCACGCTGCGGCGAGGCGCGCCTGTTCACCAAATGGCTGAAGCCGGCCGCACACTGCCCGGCGTGCGGGCAGGACTGGTCGCACCAGCGCGCCGACGACTTCCCAGCCTACCTCGCGATCCTGGTCACCGGTCATGTGCTGGCGCCGATCATGATCGCGCTGGCGCTCGATACCGAGCTCCCCCCTGCAGCGATCCTCGCGCTGTTGGTGCCCAGTTCGGTGGCGATGATGCTGGGCATGCTCCAGCCGGCGAAAGGAGCGGTGATCGCGGCGCAGTGGTGGCATGGGCTACATGGCTTCACCAAAGAGCGAGCCGGCGAGCGACCAGGGGCCAAGCCATGA